Within the Oikeobacillus pervagus genome, the region TCACGGAAATAAAGTCTCGCATTATCCAAATACTGTAATGCTATTTGTTGTTTATTCCCTCTCCTCCAAGGAAATACTAGCAAATAATAAAATGTAAGTAGATTTGGAGGGGAACCATATGAATTGGACTGGGATTGCACTAGTGATTCAGCTAGTTTTCGGTGTAATTATCGGTTTATACTTTTTCAATTTATTAAAAAATCAACGAACACAAAAAGTAACAATTGATCGTGAATCAAAAAAAGAAATGAATCAATTACAAAAAATGCGTTCAATTTCTTTATCAGAGCCACTCTCTGAAAGGGTGCGCCCTACTTCTTTTTCAGATATTGTTGGTCAAGAAGATGGAATAAAAGCTTTAAGAGCTGCACTCTGTGGACCAAACCCACAGCATGTAATCATTTACGGTCCTCCAGGAGTCGGAAAAACGGCAGCAGCTAGACTTGTTTTAGAAGAGGCAAAAAAGATGGAAAAGACCCCATTCCGCCCCTCGTCTGTTTTTGTTGAAATAGATGCAACAACGGCCAGATTTGATGAACGTGGAATTGCTGACCCCTTGATTGGATCTGTTCATGATCCGATTTATCAAGGAGCAGGAGCCATGGGACAAGCGGGGATTCCTCAACCAAAACAAGGAGCTGTTACGAATGCTCATGGTGGAATTCTTTTTATTGATGAAATTGGTGAGTTACATCAAATCCAAATGAATAAATTATTAAAAGTATTAGAAGACCGAAAAGTGTTTCTTGAAAGTGCATATTATAGTGAGGAGAATCATCAAATTCCTACACATATTCATGATATTTTTAAAAATGGTTTGCCTGCTGACTTTCGTTTGATCGGTGCCACAACGAGGACGCCAAATGAAATTCCTCCTGCGATTCGTTCGCGATGTATGGAAGTGTTCTTTAGGGAATTAGATCGAGAGGAAATTACGAAGGTTGCTAGCAATGCTGCCAATAAAGTATCAATGAAAATAAATCAAACAGGATTACAATCATTATCAAATTATGCGAAAAATGGTCGCGAAGCAGTGAACATGATTCAAATTGTGACAGGACTTGCGATCACAGAAGGAAGAAATTTTATTAAGGATAGCGATATTGAATGGTTGATTCATTCGAGTCAGTTATCACCAAGATTTGAGAAAGAAATCCATGATTCACCAGCAATAGGGCTAGTAAATGGCTTAGCTGTTACGGGTCCGAATAGTGGATCTTTATTAGAAATTGAAGTCACAGTGATTCCAGCCGAGGAAAAAGGGATTGTTAATGTAACTGGAATCGTTGAGGAGGAGAATATTGGGGGTCAAGGGAAATCGATTAGAAGAAAAAGCATGGCGAAAGGATCGGCTGAAAACGTCATAACCGTTTTACGATCATTAGGAGTGCCTGCCCATCAGTATGATATTCATGTTAATTTCCCAGGTGGTGTTCCAGTCGACGGTCCTTCAGCTGGAATTGCCATGGCAACAGGAATTTACTCCGCTATTTATAAAATACCCGTCCATCATACCATCGCGATGACAGGGGAGATTAGTATTCATGGAAAGGTAAAACCAGTGGGTGGGATTTTAGCAAAAGTGAAAGCGGCAAAACAAGCTGGAGCTAAAAACGTGCTTATACCAAAGGAAAATATGCAATCGATTTTAAATGATATAGAAGGGATCTCGGTGATTTCAGTCGAGCATTTGCGCGAAGTATTTGACTATGCTCTGGATAAAAGGGCTAATGTAGATGGAATTCTAGACCAAGCGTTCCAAGAAACTAAAAGTCAAAAATCAGTTTGACCAACCTTACTTAGTTGTAGGAACGACTCTTATCATAGAAGAAAACGGGCTATTAGACCTCCTTCAAACGAGAACCATACATTAAAAGTGAGGATGAGGACCCCCATTTACGAAAGGTGAAAAAATTCCATCCCGTTCCTTACGTGAAAAGCGAACGGGATTTTTAATGAAATTCATTTATTTAAGAACACCAATCCCATTCCTTCAATGGACACCATTTCTTAAATAGGATAAAATTGTACAAAGGAATAAAAGCGGAGGCGACTGTACAGCTGCGACAAGCATCTGATCAGCCTTGGCGTGGCGCACTTTGCCACAGAAAGGAAGAGCAGATGACCTCGAGCAGCTAGGAGCCGCAGCTGGACAATGATAAAAGCGGAGGCGACTGCACAGGGGCGACAAGCAAGTGACAAGCTCCGCAAGAGGGCGCTTTTCCCCTCTGGAGGAGATTGACACTTGACCTCGAGCCCCTAGGAGCCGCAGCTGGATATTCATAAAAGCGGAGGCGACTGCACAGGGGCGACAAGCATCTGACCAGCCTTGGCGTCGCGTTTTTTGCGACAGAAAGGATGGACAGATGACCTCGAGGCCCTAGGAGCCGCAGCTGGATATTCATAAAAGCGGAGGCGACTTAAAGCCAATCTTAGCCAGATAAAATAATTGATAAACGGCCATGGATGAAGAAAATGAAGGTCATTGCTTGCAAAGATCAATTCTAGATACACATAATTGTAGCTTTCGGAGGTATAAATATGAAGAAACAATCTGAATATACAATCCCACTTCTTCCGTTGCGGGGATTATTGGTTTACCCTACAATGGTGCTTCACTTAGATGTAGGTCGCGAAATGTCGATGCAAGCTCTTGAAAAAGCGATGATGGAGGATCATCTAATATTTCTATCTACACAAATTGATACAAATATAGATGACCCCATTCGAGAAGACTTATATGAAGTAGGGACATTAACGAAAATCAAACAAATGTTAAAGTTACCAAATGGAACCTTTCGTGTATTAGTAGAGGGGTTAAATCGTGGGAAGATTGAACAATTCCATGAACAAGATGATTATTTTAGTGTGACAGTCACATCATATGAAGATGATTCTCATAAGGATATTGAATTAGAAGCCCTTATGCGGACATTGTTAGAGTATTTTGAACAATACATAAAAATGACGAAAAAGGTTTCAGCGGAAACATTTGCGACAGTGGCAGATATGGATGAACCTGGACGATTAGCAGATATCATTGCGTCTCATCTACCAATTAAAATTAAAGAGAAACAAGAAATTTTAGAAACGTTTGATATAAAAGAACGATTACAAAAAGTAATTGCCATTTTAAACAATGAAAAAGAAATATTAAATTTAGAAAAGAAAATTGGACAAAGAGTAAAGCGTTCTATGGAGCGGACGCAAAAGGAATATTATTTACGTGAGCAAATGAAAGCGATCCAAAAAGAGTTGGGCGATAAAGAAGGCAAGTCAGGTGAAATCGAGCAACTTTTAAAACGGATTGAAGAAACCAATATGCCTGAGCATGTGGAAAAGGCAGCATTAAAAGAAGTGGATCGATATGAAAAA harbors:
- the lonB gene encoding ATP-dependent protease LonB → MNWTGIALVIQLVFGVIIGLYFFNLLKNQRTQKVTIDRESKKEMNQLQKMRSISLSEPLSERVRPTSFSDIVGQEDGIKALRAALCGPNPQHVIIYGPPGVGKTAAARLVLEEAKKMEKTPFRPSSVFVEIDATTARFDERGIADPLIGSVHDPIYQGAGAMGQAGIPQPKQGAVTNAHGGILFIDEIGELHQIQMNKLLKVLEDRKVFLESAYYSEENHQIPTHIHDIFKNGLPADFRLIGATTRTPNEIPPAIRSRCMEVFFRELDREEITKVASNAANKVSMKINQTGLQSLSNYAKNGREAVNMIQIVTGLAITEGRNFIKDSDIEWLIHSSQLSPRFEKEIHDSPAIGLVNGLAVTGPNSGSLLEIEVTVIPAEEKGIVNVTGIVEEENIGGQGKSIRRKSMAKGSAENVITVLRSLGVPAHQYDIHVNFPGGVPVDGPSAGIAMATGIYSAIYKIPVHHTIAMTGEISIHGKVKPVGGILAKVKAAKQAGAKNVLIPKENMQSILNDIEGISVISVEHLREVFDYALDKRANVDGILDQAFQETKSQKSV